The Eleutherodactylus coqui strain aEleCoq1 chromosome 6, aEleCoq1.hap1, whole genome shotgun sequence genome window below encodes:
- the LOC136631579 gene encoding cholinesterase-like, which translates to MEHKNMWFCGNTICFAILAVLAVCVMAEDDTIVETKQGKVSGIKQSVISHTVIAYLGIPYAEATTGEKRFQKPEPRAAWHDIYKATAYGNSCYQSKGEEYSDFPGIDKWIVKNEMSEDCLNLNVWVPQSMSKPAHVMVFIHGGAFISGSSSLDVHDGSVLAASEEVIVVTMNYRIGALGFLAFPGNTKAPGNAGLFDQRLALQWVHENIAAFGGNPESITIFGISAGGASVGYHVISPGSQSYFKRAIIQSGTPTADWAIISHERSRNLSLQLAKNLKCPTENDEATIACLQKVNAEELVEKQILSVSEHALIHYVPIMDNDFLTDIPQNLVKTPIINTDILIGVTKDDGNPFPMLGAPGFSVKNLSLISTDELKEGLRYFFKSADDVSVELMMLVYRDWDDEKNTEKNRKALEQILKDNYFTCPSKYFAKFAANAKNNLYVYEYDHRPSCEELPEWMGVTHGAELRILFGKPLVLTQTYSNQEQDFSRRLMKLWINFAREGNPSDDKFNWPKYTDEEQSYAILKVDHIDVKQKWNSQKCQFWNYLYPKLGKK; encoded by the exons ATGGAGCATAAGAATATGTGGTTCTGCGGCAATACGATCTGTTTTGCAATACTAGCTGTGCTTGCTGTATGTGTCATGGCAGAAGATGACACAATTGTAGAAACAAAACAAGGGAAAGTGAGTGGGATAAAACAGTCTGTGATATCTCATACTGTCATAGCCTATCTAGGCATCCCATATGCAGAGGCAACAACAGGGGAAAAAAGGTTCCAAAAACCAGAACCACGAGCAGCATGGCATGACATTTATAAAGCCACTGCATATGGTAACTCTTGCTATCAGAGTAAAGGAGAGGAGTACAGTGACTTTCCTGGGATAGATAAATGGATTGTCAAAAATGAAATGAGTGAGGACTGTCTTAATCTGAATGTATGGGTTCCACAATCAATGTCTAAACCAGCACATGTTATGGTGTTTATCCATGGAGGAGCGTTTATTTCTGGCAGCTCATCTTTAGACGTACATGATGGAAGTGTGCTGGCAGCTTCTGAGGAAGTCATTGTAGTGACTATGAACTACAGAATTGGAGCACTAGGTTTCTTAGCTTTTCCGGGAAATACAAAGGCTCCAGGAAATGCTGGTTTGTTTGATCAAAGGCTGGCTCTGCAGTGGGTTCATGAAAATATTGCAGCTTTTGGTGGAAACCCAGAGAGTATAACAATTTTTGGAATCAGTGCTGGAGGTGCAAGTGTAGGATATCATGTGATAAGTCCTGGAAGCCAATCTTATTTCAAAAGAGCCATTATTCAAAGTGGAACACCAACAGCAGACTGGGCTATTATTTCCCATGAACGTTCAAGAAACCTGTCCTTACAATTAGCCAAGAATCTCAAATGTCCTACGGAGAATGATGAAGCCACGATAGCCTGCTTACAAAAAGTAAATGCTGAAGAATTAGTTGAAAAACAAATTTTAAGTGTGTCTGAACATGCTTTGATCCATTATGTTCCAATTATGGATAATGATTTTCTAACTGATATCCCCCAAAACCTAGTAAAAACCCCAATCATTAATACTGATATTTTAATTGGAGTAACAAAAGATGATGGTAACCCATTTCCAATGTTAGGTGCACCAGGATTTAGTGTAAAAAATCTAAGTCTAATCTCCACAGACGAACTTAAAGAAGGTTTGAGATATTTCTTCAAATCAGCAGATGATGTCTCTGTAGAATTGATGATGTTAGTGTATAGAGACTGGGATGATGAAAAAAATACAGAGAAAAATCGTAAAGCCTTGGAGCAGATACTCAAAGACAACTATTTTACATGTCCTTCAAAGTATTTTGCAAAGTTTGCAGCAAATGCTAAAAATAACCTATATGTCTATGAATATGATCATCGTCCATCCTGCGAAGAACTTCCAGAGTGGATGGGTGTGACACATGGTGCAGAATTGAGAATCTTATTTGGAAAGCCCCTTGTTTTAACTCAAACTTACTCAAATCAAGAGCAAGATTTTAGCAGAAGACTTATGAAACTCTGGATCAACTTTGCAAGAGAAGG AAATCCAAGTGATGATAAATTTAATTGGCCCAAGTATACAGATGAAGAACAAAGCTATGCAATTCTGAAAGTGGACCACATTGATGTTAAGCAAAAATGGAACAGTCAAAAATGTCAGTTCTGGAACTACTTGTACCCTAAACTAGGGAAAAAATG A